The following coding sequences are from one Oryzisolibacter sp. LB2S window:
- a CDS encoding flagellar assembly protein FliH: MPSSNRYTRFIPREEIGDVMRWEFGDVHGADTLRPLVPPRPLLVDEPAPTADDAAAQAEQAEQQALLQQAHDEGHARGLAEGEQQARLAAQQQMDDYIAGQGREAAARLAAVAQALEASLAGLQQTMAQEVLQLACDIARQVVRREVAAPQAMLPVVREALSMLAAENRPATVRLNPADWAALEKPLREEFSSPRIEWQPDPAVQAGDCLVESAGMVIDGTMDKRWRRAIAALGLSAAWREEGADAD, encoded by the coding sequence ATGCCTTCGTCTAACCGCTACACCCGCTTCATCCCGCGCGAGGAGATCGGCGACGTCATGCGCTGGGAGTTCGGCGACGTGCATGGCGCGGACACGCTGCGGCCCCTGGTGCCGCCGCGCCCGCTGCTGGTCGACGAGCCCGCGCCCACGGCCGATGACGCGGCCGCGCAGGCCGAACAGGCCGAGCAGCAGGCCCTGCTGCAGCAGGCGCATGACGAAGGACATGCGCGCGGCCTCGCCGAGGGTGAGCAGCAGGCGCGCCTGGCCGCGCAGCAGCAGATGGACGACTACATCGCGGGCCAGGGGCGCGAGGCAGCGGCCCGGCTGGCGGCCGTGGCGCAGGCGCTCGAGGCCAGCCTGGCCGGCCTGCAGCAGACCATGGCCCAGGAGGTGCTGCAGCTGGCCTGCGACATCGCGCGCCAGGTGGTGCGGCGCGAGGTGGCCGCGCCCCAGGCCATGTTGCCCGTGGTGCGCGAGGCGCTGTCCATGCTGGCCGCCGAGAACCGTCCCGCGACCGTGCGCCTGAACCCGGCCGACTGGGCAGCCCTGGAAAAGCCGCTGCGCGAGGAGTTCTCGTCCCCCCGCATCGAATGGCAGCCGGACCCCGCAGTGCAGGCCGGCGACTGCCTGGTGGAGAGTGCGGGCATGGTCATCGACGGCACCATGGACAAGCGCTGGCGCCGCGCCATCGCGGCCCTGGGCCTGAGCGCCGCCTGGCGCGAGGAGGGCGCCGATGCCGATTGA
- the fliI gene encoding flagellar protein export ATPase FliI yields the protein MPIEPASAWTGFMAEARGRMAAQPPLEARGTLTRLTGLVLEAAGLRVPVGAQCQVQMNGQEPVLAEVVGFAGDKAFLMPAGDIHGLSSGARVAPAAAYVPAPRLGAAMAEPVDTSTGVLRLPLGDGLLGRVVDSQGLPLDHGGPLTGVTALPMDRSPINAMERDPVREPLDTGVRAINALLTVGRGQRLGLFAGSGVGKSVLLGMMARNTRADVIVVGLIGERGREVKEFVEDILGEEDRGRAVVVAAPADAPPLLRMQGAAYATAIAEHFRDQGRHVLLLMDSLTRYAMAQREIALAIGEPPATKGYPPSCFAKLPALVERSGNGLNGVGSITAFYTVLSEGDDQQDPIADAARAILDGHIVLSRALAESGHYPAIDIEQSASRVMHNVVSQAHFDLARGFRATYSRYQKSRDLIQVGAYMAGSDPQLDEAIRLQPGMVGFLQQGMREAAPMDECVAALGQVLEG from the coding sequence ATGCCGATTGAGCCTGCCAGCGCCTGGACCGGCTTCATGGCCGAGGCGCGCGGCCGCATGGCGGCGCAGCCGCCGCTCGAGGCACGCGGCACGCTCACGCGCCTGACGGGACTGGTGCTCGAGGCCGCGGGCCTGCGCGTGCCCGTGGGCGCGCAATGCCAGGTGCAGATGAACGGGCAGGAGCCCGTGCTGGCCGAGGTTGTGGGCTTTGCCGGCGACAAGGCGTTTCTGATGCCCGCGGGCGACATCCACGGCCTGTCCAGTGGCGCCCGCGTGGCGCCGGCCGCCGCCTATGTGCCGGCGCCGCGCCTGGGCGCCGCCATGGCCGAGCCGGTGGACACGAGCACGGGCGTGCTGCGCCTGCCCCTGGGCGATGGCCTGCTCGGGCGTGTGGTGGACTCGCAGGGCCTGCCGCTCGACCATGGCGGGCCGCTCACGGGCGTGACGGCCCTGCCCATGGACCGCAGTCCCATCAACGCCATGGAGCGCGACCCCGTGCGCGAACCGCTCGATACCGGCGTGCGCGCCATCAACGCGCTGCTCACCGTGGGGCGCGGCCAGCGGCTGGGGCTGTTTGCCGGCTCGGGTGTGGGCAAGTCGGTGCTGCTGGGCATGATGGCGCGCAACACCCGGGCCGATGTCATCGTGGTCGGCCTGATCGGCGAGCGCGGGCGCGAGGTCAAGGAGTTCGTCGAGGACATCCTCGGCGAGGAGGACCGCGGCCGCGCGGTGGTCGTGGCCGCGCCCGCCGATGCCCCGCCGCTGTTGCGCATGCAGGGCGCGGCCTACGCCACGGCGATCGCCGAGCATTTTCGTGACCAGGGACGGCATGTGCTGCTGCTCATGGACTCGCTCACCCGCTACGCCATGGCGCAGCGCGAGATTGCGCTGGCCATCGGCGAGCCGCCGGCCACCAAGGGCTACCCGCCGAGCTGCTTTGCCAAGCTGCCGGCGCTGGTCGAGAGGAGCGGCAACGGCCTCAATGGCGTGGGCTCGATCACCGCGTTCTACACCGTGCTGTCCGAGGGCGACGACCAGCAGGACCCGATCGCCGACGCGGCGCGCGCGATTCTCGATGGGCACATCGTGCTCTCTCGCGCGCTCGCGGAAAGCGGCCATTACCCGGCGATCGACATCGAGCAGTCGGCCTCGCGCGTGATGCACAACGTGGTGTCGCAGGCGCATTTCGACCTCGCGCGCGGCTTTCGCGCCACCTACTCGCGCTACCAGAAGAGCCGCGACCTGATCCAGGTCGGCGCCTACATGGCCGGCTCCGATCCGCAGCTCGACGAGGCCATACGCCTGCAGCCGGGCATGGTGGGCTTTCTGCAGCAGGGCATGCGCGAGGCAGCGCCCATGGATGAATGCGTCGCGGCGCTCGGTCAGGTGCTGGAAGGCTGA
- the fliJ gene encoding flagellar export protein FliJ: MSALNAFVVAVELAERRRDAARQTLASVQGARQAAQAQLDQLTGYAAETQQRWGPKAGAAVQPEVMHHHYQFMGRLDHAIGLQTQTLSGQDQRVAQARQALLQAELRLASLRKVLERRRADLAQQQQRREQKQTDERASLRAATRTGAVDQE; the protein is encoded by the coding sequence ATGAGCGCGCTCAACGCCTTCGTCGTCGCCGTCGAGCTGGCCGAGCGCCGGCGCGACGCCGCGCGACAGACGCTGGCCAGCGTGCAGGGCGCCCGTCAGGCTGCGCAGGCGCAGCTCGATCAGCTCACCGGCTACGCGGCCGAGACGCAGCAGCGCTGGGGGCCGAAGGCAGGCGCCGCGGTGCAGCCCGAGGTCATGCACCACCACTACCAGTTCATGGGGCGGCTCGACCACGCCATCGGCCTGCAGACGCAGACGCTGAGCGGCCAGGACCAGCGCGTGGCCCAGGCTCGACAGGCCTTGCTGCAGGCCGAGCTGCGCCTGGCCAGCCTGCGCAAGGTGCTCGAGCGCCGCAGGGCCGACCTGGCGCAGCAGCAGCAGCGCCGCGAACAAAAACAGACCGATGAGCGCGCATCGCTGCGCGCCGCCACCCGCACGGGTGCAGTGGATCAGGAGTGA
- a CDS encoding flagellar hook-length control protein FliK, whose amino-acid sequence MEKTAISSTRETGAQGAQGSRGVAGRAGAAREGDGAPEQAGGFAMLLQTLATSAAGDAEAQDPTVAMPDAAALQPWMAQLQAQPLPPHGAGNVPAGDPLATLGRRGQHSLVAQTALLDGAAEAALVDGTAQSAGPAAPMGRGGVGRASAPRDAMAGAADLAPAMAVSRMAGGRHVQAGADPAMPPQAALQTAQAAAAPGMDRAAPQAVAQPLTGLEAQAHVASLTPGAAEAAVGPSAAGGGQRMGNAAQPDVAAMVVPEQPAQPGPAGASDAAQPGQLAQDGAADAQADLLTEQVTYWVHQKTQNAAVTVDQGGQPVEVKVALTGDQAHVSLGSDRPQEREQLDAGRDQLQDMLERQGLQLAGMTVGTGGRQDAGSGQEERDPGRAGGRRASVRVEPVAPRALPAVAGRGERSLDIFV is encoded by the coding sequence ATGGAAAAGACCGCCATTTCTTCGACCCGGGAAACGGGTGCGCAGGGCGCACAGGGCTCTCGCGGCGTGGCCGGCCGTGCCGGCGCGGCGCGCGAGGGCGATGGTGCGCCGGAGCAGGCAGGCGGCTTTGCCATGCTGCTGCAGACGCTGGCGACCAGCGCCGCGGGTGATGCCGAAGCCCAGGATCCGACCGTGGCCATGCCCGATGCGGCGGCGCTGCAGCCCTGGATGGCACAGCTGCAGGCGCAGCCGCTGCCGCCGCACGGCGCGGGCAATGTGCCGGCGGGTGACCCGTTGGCGACGCTGGGCCGGCGCGGCCAGCACAGCCTGGTCGCACAGACCGCCCTGCTCGATGGCGCGGCCGAGGCGGCCCTGGTCGATGGAACGGCGCAGAGCGCAGGGCCCGCCGCGCCCATGGGGCGTGGTGGCGTGGGGCGCGCGTCTGCGCCGCGCGACGCCATGGCGGGCGCTGCCGATCTGGCGCCAGCCATGGCCGTGAGTCGCATGGCCGGTGGCCGGCACGTGCAGGCCGGCGCCGATCCGGCGATGCCGCCGCAGGCCGCCTTGCAGACCGCTCAAGCGGCCGCTGCGCCGGGCATGGATCGCGCCGCCCCGCAGGCCGTCGCGCAGCCGCTGACCGGCTTGGAGGCCCAGGCGCATGTGGCCAGTCTCACCCCCGGCGCCGCAGAGGCCGCCGTGGGCCCGTCCGCCGCAGGCGGCGGGCAACGCATGGGAAATGCGGCCCAACCCGACGTGGCGGCCATGGTGGTGCCCGAGCAGCCCGCGCAGCCAGGGCCGGCCGGCGCGAGCGATGCCGCCCAGCCCGGACAGCTCGCCCAGGACGGCGCGGCGGACGCCCAGGCCGATCTGCTCACCGAACAGGTCACCTACTGGGTGCACCAGAAGACCCAGAACGCGGCGGTCACCGTGGATCAGGGGGGCCAGCCCGTGGAAGTCAAGGTGGCACTCACGGGCGACCAGGCCCATGTGAGCCTGGGCAGCGACCGGCCGCAAGAGCGCGAGCAGCTCGACGCGGGCCGCGACCAGCTGCAGGACATGCTGGAGCGCCAGGGCTTGCAGCTCGCCGGTATGACCGTGGGCACCGGTGGGCGCCAGGATGCAGGCTCCGGTCAGGAAGAGCGCGACCCGGGGCGAGCGGGCGGGCGGCGCGCGAGCGTGCGGGTGGAGCCCGTGGCGCCGAGGGCCCTGCCAGCGGTGGCCGGGCGGGGCGAGCGCAGCCTGGACATCTTCGTGTGA
- a CDS encoding flagellar basal body-associated FliL family protein: MSESTASPAKNKMLIIVALALVALLVVGGALAWLLLAQRGAADEEEGRAPSAQAALPKTPPTFLPMDNMVVNLADPGGDRFVQVGITLELADAKTSELVKTYMPSIRSKVLLLLSQRTTDELLTREGKEKLALDIRREVSHPLGFSVPKPRRRAVQRDLDEEELEDDEVAPRRSRADDNPVRQVLFSSFIIQ; encoded by the coding sequence GTGTCCGAATCCACTGCCTCCCCGGCCAAGAACAAGATGCTGATCATCGTCGCGCTGGCGCTCGTCGCGCTGCTGGTGGTCGGCGGCGCGCTGGCCTGGCTGCTGCTGGCCCAGCGTGGCGCCGCCGATGAGGAGGAGGGACGCGCGCCCTCGGCCCAGGCGGCCCTGCCCAAGACGCCGCCCACCTTTCTGCCCATGGACAACATGGTGGTGAACCTGGCCGATCCCGGTGGAGATCGGTTCGTCCAGGTGGGCATTACGCTGGAGCTCGCCGATGCCAAGACCTCGGAGCTCGTCAAGACCTACATGCCCAGCATCCGCAGCAAGGTGCTGCTGCTGCTGTCGCAGCGCACGACCGATGAGCTGCTGACGCGCGAGGGCAAGGAAAAGCTGGCCCTGGACATTCGCCGTGAGGTCTCCCACCCCCTGGGCTTTTCCGTGCCCAAGCCGCGCAGGCGCGCCGTGCAGCGCGATCTCGACGAGGAGGAGCTAGAGGACGACGAGGTGGCGCCACGCCGCTCCCGCGCGGACGACAACCCGGTGCGCCAGGTGCTGTTCTCGAGCTTCATCATTCAATAG
- the fliM gene encoding flagellar motor switch protein FliM, producing MSDSFLSQEEVDALLEGVTGESQKTVKEEIEAGAVRDYDISSQERIVRGRMPTMEIVNERFARNFRIGLFNFIRRSPEISVGAVSVQRYNAFLRELVVPTNFNICAIRPLRGSGLIVCEPSLLFGIIDTLYGGVGKFQTRIEGRDFSATEQRVIQRLVGLICEEYKKAWHGIYPLELSYQRSEMQPQFANIATPSEIVVSTAFQLEIGDLAGAIHICMPYATLEPIRDVLYSATQGDAIEVDRRWVKVLTREIQAAEVTLVAELARADATVEQLLAMKPGDFIELEREPRIRATIEGVPVFECQYGTHNTKYAIRIEECLRGNDAHWAGDKHVN from the coding sequence GTGAGCGATTCCTTTCTGTCGCAGGAAGAGGTCGACGCGCTGCTCGAGGGCGTGACCGGCGAAAGCCAGAAGACCGTCAAGGAGGAGATAGAGGCGGGCGCCGTGCGCGACTACGACATCTCCAGCCAGGAGCGCATCGTGCGCGGGCGCATGCCGACGATGGAGATCGTCAACGAGCGCTTTGCCCGCAACTTCCGCATCGGCCTGTTCAACTTCATACGCCGCAGCCCCGAGATCTCCGTGGGCGCGGTGTCGGTGCAGCGCTACAACGCGTTCCTGCGCGAGCTCGTGGTGCCGACCAACTTCAACATCTGCGCGATTCGCCCCTTGCGCGGCAGCGGCCTGATCGTGTGCGAGCCGTCGCTGCTCTTCGGCATCATCGACACCTTGTACGGCGGCGTTGGCAAGTTCCAGACGCGCATCGAGGGGCGCGACTTCTCGGCCACCGAGCAGCGCGTGATCCAGCGCCTGGTGGGCCTGATCTGCGAGGAATACAAGAAGGCCTGGCATGGCATCTACCCGCTGGAGCTGTCCTACCAGCGCTCGGAGATGCAGCCGCAGTTCGCCAACATCGCCACGCCCAGCGAGATCGTGGTGTCCACGGCGTTCCAGCTCGAGATCGGTGACCTGGCCGGCGCCATCCACATCTGCATGCCCTACGCCACGCTCGAGCCCATACGCGACGTGCTGTACTCGGCCACGCAGGGCGACGCGATTGAAGTGGACCGGCGCTGGGTCAAGGTGCTCACGCGCGAGATTCAGGCCGCCGAAGTCACGCTGGTGGCCGAGCTGGCGCGCGCCGACGCCACCGTGGAGCAGCTGCTCGCGATGAAGCCGGGCGACTTCATCGAGCTCGAACGCGAGCCGCGCATACGCGCCACGATCGAGGGCGTGCCGGTTTTCGAATGCCAGTACGGAACGCACAACACCAAGTACGCGATCCGCATCGAGGAATGCCTGCGCGGCAACGACGCGCATTGGGCGGGAGATAAACATGTCAACTGA
- the fliN gene encoding flagellar motor switch protein FliN gives MSTESDHDNPGGAAADDPFAGWAEALEEQKSATAQTVDAEQGGPLSGEPARSFGHGDAQVHDINMVLDIPVQLSVELGRTKVPIKYILQLAQGSVVELDALAGEPMDVLVNGYLIAQGEVVVVNDKFGIRLTDVVTPSERLRRVSRG, from the coding sequence ATGTCAACTGAGTCCGATCACGACAACCCGGGCGGCGCGGCCGCCGACGACCCGTTCGCGGGCTGGGCCGAGGCCCTGGAGGAGCAAAAGAGCGCGACGGCGCAGACCGTCGATGCCGAGCAGGGCGGCCCCCTGTCGGGCGAGCCCGCGCGCAGCTTCGGCCATGGCGATGCCCAGGTGCACGACATCAACATGGTGCTCGACATCCCCGTGCAGCTGTCAGTGGAGCTGGGCCGCACCAAGGTGCCCATCAAGTACATCCTGCAGCTGGCCCAGGGCTCGGTCGTGGAGCTCGACGCCCTCGCGGGCGAGCCCATGGACGTGCTGGTCAATGGCTACCTCATCGCGCAGGGCGAGGTGGTGGTCGTCAACGACAAGTTCGGCATCCGCCTGACCGATGTGGTCACGCCGTCCGAGCGTCTGCGCCGGGTCAGCCGTGGCTAG
- a CDS encoding flagellar biosynthetic protein FliO, translated as MTQTLALIVLLIAALAALPWLIRRLPQRAGLQAGGGAASRVLSAVAVGPQARVVTVEVGAPRQRTLLVLGVTAQQINCLHVLPAASSDGGGFAAEMTAARAQAARPVEGDHA; from the coding sequence ATGACACAGACGCTGGCGCTGATCGTGCTGCTGATCGCGGCGCTGGCGGCACTGCCCTGGCTGATCCGGCGTCTTCCGCAGCGCGCCGGCCTGCAGGCGGGTGGGGGCGCCGCATCGCGCGTGCTGTCCGCCGTGGCCGTGGGGCCGCAGGCGCGCGTGGTCACGGTGGAAGTGGGCGCGCCCCGGCAGCGCACGCTGCTGGTGCTCGGGGTGACGGCGCAGCAGATCAACTGCCTGCATGTGCTGCCCGCCGCATCTTCCGATGGCGGCGGCTTCGCGGCCGAGATGACGGCCGCGCGTGCGCAGGCGGCTCGGCCGGTTGAGGGTGATCATGCGTAA
- the fliP gene encoding flagellar type III secretion system pore protein FliP (The bacterial flagellar biogenesis protein FliP forms a type III secretion system (T3SS)-type pore required for flagellar assembly.) gives MAGLWAAGAAWAQQQPGAGASLPLLVGSGAGGASYSVPIQTLLFFTALSFLPAVLLMMTGFTRIVIVLSLLRQAIGTQQAPPNQVIIGLSLFLTLFVMGPTLDKVYQEAYVPYTTNALSFEQALAKAEAPMRGFMLKQTRQSDFALFARLAKLDDAVTAENAPLRVLVPAFVTSELKTAFQIGFMVFIPFLIIDMVVSSVLMSLGMMMLSPVLVALPFKLMLFVLADGWNLLIGSLAASFAT, from the coding sequence ATGGCCGGCCTGTGGGCGGCCGGTGCGGCCTGGGCCCAGCAGCAGCCGGGCGCGGGTGCCAGCCTGCCGCTGCTGGTCGGCAGCGGCGCGGGCGGCGCGAGCTATTCGGTGCCTATACAGACGCTGCTGTTCTTCACGGCCCTGTCCTTCCTGCCGGCCGTGCTCCTGATGATGACGGGCTTCACGCGCATCGTCATCGTGCTGTCTCTCCTGCGCCAGGCCATAGGCACGCAGCAGGCGCCGCCGAACCAGGTCATCATCGGCCTGTCGCTGTTCCTCACGCTGTTCGTCATGGGGCCGACGCTGGACAAGGTCTACCAGGAGGCCTATGTGCCCTACACCACGAATGCGCTGAGTTTCGAGCAGGCACTCGCCAAGGCCGAGGCGCCCATGCGTGGCTTCATGCTCAAGCAGACGCGTCAGTCGGACTTTGCGCTGTTCGCGCGCCTGGCCAAACTTGACGATGCGGTGACGGCCGAGAACGCGCCGCTGCGCGTGCTGGTCCCGGCCTTCGTGACGAGCGAGTTGAAGACCGCCTTCCAGATCGGCTTCATGGTCTTCATCCCCTTTCTGATCATCGACATGGTGGTCTCCAGCGTGCTCATGTCGCTGGGCATGATGATGCTGTCGCCGGTGCTGGTGGCGCTGCCGTTCAAGCTCATGCTGTTCGTGCTTGCCGATGGCTGGAATCTGCTGATCGGCTCGCTGGCGGCGAGCTTCGCCACGTGA
- the fliQ gene encoding flagellar biosynthesis protein FliQ, producing the protein MTSQFVLTMGRDALTLLLMVALPVLGVVMAVGLLVSIFQAVTQIHEATLAFVPKLVAAVVVFTIAGPWMLTTLVDYLRRTIESIPSVVG; encoded by the coding sequence ATGACCTCCCAGTTCGTTCTGACCATGGGGCGCGATGCGCTCACGCTGCTGCTCATGGTGGCTCTGCCGGTGCTCGGCGTGGTGATGGCCGTGGGCCTGCTGGTGAGCATCTTCCAGGCCGTCACGCAGATCCACGAGGCCACGCTGGCCTTCGTTCCCAAGCTGGTCGCTGCCGTGGTGGTGTTCACGATCGCCGGGCCGTGGATGCTCACCACGCTGGTCGACTACCTGCGCCGCACCATCGAGTCCATTCCCAGCGTCGTGGGATAG
- the fliR gene encoding flagellar biosynthetic protein FliR yields the protein MITFTEAQIMAWLSPVLWPFLRVLALFTAAPVFSMRAIPVRVRIGLAFFVALCAQAVLPAHPVIDVNGREALGAVLQQVGVGLALGFAVRLVFAAVELAGEVMGLQMGLNFASFFDPMANAQVSAVARFFGNIAMLLFVVINGHLMVLMAVVKSFDAFPVGGSLLQAVAQMRLHELGASLFASSLWIALPMIALLLFVNLTLGIISRVAPQMNIYAVGFPVTLTVGLLGITATLPMLEQPMVTLLQQSIDIFASGR from the coding sequence TTGATCACCTTCACCGAGGCGCAGATCATGGCCTGGCTGTCGCCGGTGCTGTGGCCGTTTCTGCGCGTGCTGGCGCTGTTCACCGCGGCGCCCGTGTTCTCCATGCGCGCCATACCCGTGCGCGTGCGCATAGGCCTGGCGTTCTTCGTGGCGCTGTGCGCCCAGGCCGTGCTGCCCGCTCATCCGGTCATCGACGTCAACGGCCGCGAGGCCCTGGGCGCGGTGCTGCAGCAGGTGGGCGTGGGGCTGGCCCTGGGCTTTGCCGTGCGCCTGGTGTTTGCGGCCGTGGAGCTGGCGGGCGAGGTCATGGGCCTGCAGATGGGGCTGAACTTCGCCTCGTTCTTCGATCCCATGGCCAATGCCCAGGTGAGTGCGGTGGCCCGCTTCTTCGGCAACATCGCCATGCTGCTGTTCGTGGTCATCAACGGCCATCTCATGGTGCTGATGGCCGTGGTCAAGAGCTTTGACGCGTTTCCCGTGGGTGGCAGCCTGCTGCAGGCCGTGGCGCAGATGCGCCTGCATGAGCTGGGCGCGTCGCTGTTCGCGAGCAGCCTGTGGATCGCCCTGCCCATGATCGCGCTGCTGCTGTTCGTCAACCTCACGCTGGGCATCATCTCGCGCGTGGCGCCGCAGATGAACATCTATGCCGTGGGCTTCCCGGTCACGCTCACGGTGGGGCTGCTGGGCATCACCGCGACCCTGCCCATGCTCGAGCAGCCCATGGTGACGCTGCTGCAGCAATCCATAGACATTTTTGCCTCCGGGCGTTGA
- a CDS encoding response regulator transcription factor produces MIQVVLCDDHAVLRRGIRDTLTESPDICVTGEAGSYPELREVLRKAECDVLLLDLNLPGRSGLEVLASLRESHPAIKVLIVSMYPEDQYALRCLKAGAHGYANKAGDPVQLIAAVQTVMQGRKYLTPEVAQLLADSLAQPTPELPHEALSERELQTLVKIASGKRLSDIAEELMLSPKTVSVYRARVLEKLKLANNAELTVYAIRNQLV; encoded by the coding sequence GTGATCCAAGTGGTGCTTTGCGATGACCATGCCGTGCTGCGCCGCGGCATACGCGACACGCTGACCGAGTCGCCCGACATCTGCGTGACCGGCGAGGCCGGCAGCTACCCCGAGCTGCGCGAGGTGCTGCGCAAGGCCGAATGCGACGTGCTGCTGCTCGACCTGAACCTGCCCGGGCGCAGCGGCCTGGAGGTGCTCGCCAGCCTCAGGGAGTCGCACCCCGCCATCAAGGTGCTGATCGTCTCCATGTACCCCGAGGACCAGTATGCGCTGCGCTGCCTCAAGGCCGGCGCCCATGGCTACGCCAACAAGGCCGGCGACCCGGTACAGCTGATCGCCGCCGTGCAGACCGTGATGCAGGGCCGCAAGTACCTCACGCCCGAGGTCGCACAGCTGCTGGCCGACAGCCTGGCCCAGCCCACGCCCGAACTGCCGCACGAGGCGCTTTCCGAGCGCGAGCTGCAGACGCTGGTGAAGATCGCCTCGGGCAAGCGCCTGTCGGACATTGCCGAGGAGCTCATGCTCAGCCCCAAGACCGTGAGCGTGTACCGCGCCCGCGTGCTCGAGAAGCTCAAGCTGGCCAACAACGCCGAGCTCACGGTCTACGCCATACGCAATCAGCTCGTATAA
- a CDS encoding ATP-binding protein, with product MIPISTDDNSLKRPVRVLHLEDSAADHALVGLTLRRAGLPHEIRQVDTLEQFTQWLGQEDFDLILADYRLPGFTALDAWHVVERQPNRPPFVLLSGAIGEAAAVDAMRLGFADYLLKDDMARLPHVLQRAIEVAEARRAREQAVADLAASEQRLADLAEHLQTSIEEERAAIAREIHDDIGGALAAVKFDLAWLARHAHDEGQRQHAATATEMLQHAMDASQRLMMNLRPPVLDQGLVAAVRWLAESFERRTRVPVRMSAGRETMDMPAALQLVAYRTAQEALTNVHRHAQASRVHVDLSDHEGVLTLEVSDDGRGIAPEMLHKPRSFGLKGLQERARRAGGWLDISSRPGQGTSVIMSVPLHAASHATGEET from the coding sequence ATGATACCTATTTCTACCGACGACAACAGCCTGAAAAGACCCGTGCGCGTATTGCATCTCGAGGATTCGGCCGCCGACCATGCGCTGGTGGGCCTGACCTTGCGCCGCGCGGGGCTGCCGCACGAGATCCGCCAGGTGGACACCCTGGAGCAGTTCACGCAATGGCTGGGGCAGGAGGATTTCGACCTGATCCTGGCCGACTACCGCCTGCCGGGTTTCACCGCGCTCGACGCCTGGCATGTCGTCGAAAGACAACCCAACCGCCCCCCGTTCGTGCTGCTGTCGGGCGCCATCGGCGAGGCCGCCGCGGTCGACGCCATGCGTCTGGGCTTTGCCGACTACCTGCTCAAGGACGACATGGCGCGCCTGCCGCATGTGCTGCAGCGCGCCATCGAGGTGGCCGAGGCCCGGCGGGCGCGCGAGCAGGCCGTGGCCGATCTGGCCGCGTCCGAGCAGCGCCTGGCCGATCTGGCCGAGCACCTGCAGACCTCGATCGAGGAGGAGCGCGCCGCGATTGCGCGCGAGATCCATGACGACATCGGCGGCGCGCTCGCGGCCGTGAAGTTCGACCTGGCCTGGCTGGCGCGCCACGCGCACGACGAGGGCCAGCGCCAGCATGCCGCCACCGCCACGGAGATGCTGCAGCACGCCATGGACGCCAGCCAGCGCCTCATGATGAACCTGCGACCGCCGGTGCTGGACCAGGGACTGGTGGCCGCGGTGCGCTGGCTGGCCGAATCCTTCGAGCGCCGCACGCGGGTGCCCGTGCGCATGAGCGCGGGCCGCGAGACCATGGACATGCCCGCGGCGCTGCAGCTCGTGGCCTACCGCACGGCGCAGGAGGCGCTGACCAACGTGCACAGGCATGCCCAGGCCAGCCGCGTGCATGTCGACCTCTCCGACCACGAAGGCGTGCTGACGCTGGAGGTCAGCGACGACGGCCGCGGCATCGCCCCCGAGATGCTGCACAAGCCCCGCTCCTTCGGCCTCAAGGGCCTGCAGGAGCGCGCCCGGCGCGCCGGCGGCTGGCTGGACATCAGCAGCCGGCCCGGCCAGGGCACCTCGGTCATCATGAGCGTGCCGCTCCATGCGGCGAGCCATGCAACTGGAGAAGAGACGTGA
- a CDS encoding response regulator codes for MQSILAVDDSPSMRKMVSFTLTSAGYHVVEAVDGKDALEKAEAHAINLVLADQNMPHLDGIGLTRRLREHPRYKNTPILILTTESSDQMKQAGRAAGATGWLVKPFDPVRLIEVIQKVIR; via the coding sequence ATGCAGTCCATTCTTGCCGTCGATGATTCGCCGTCCATGCGAAAAATGGTGTCCTTCACGCTCACCAGCGCGGGCTACCACGTCGTGGAGGCGGTGGATGGCAAGGATGCGCTGGAGAAGGCCGAGGCCCATGCGATCAACCTGGTGCTCGCGGACCAGAACATGCCGCACCTGGACGGCATTGGTCTGACGCGCCGGCTGCGCGAGCACCCGCGCTACAAGAACACCCCGATTCTGATTCTCACGACCGAGTCCAGCGACCAGATGAAGCAGGCGGGCCGGGCGGCCGGAGCCACGGGATGGCTCGTCAAGCCCTTCGACCCCGTGCGTCTCATCGAAGTCATCCAGAAGGTCATTCGCTGA